The genomic stretch CTCCCTGAATTGCTCGATAATGTCTGGAATATCTCCTTTGCCGTCGATGAACGTCCTCTTGTCGTCGAGCGAATACCCATCCGCCTCCATGTCGTAAAACCAGACCTTCCCGGTCTTTCCGCCCTTCACGAAGATCAGTACGGCGGTCGAGACTCCGGCATAGGGCTTGAAGATCCCGGAAGGCATGGAGACGATACCCTCCAGTTGATTCTCCTCAAGGAGCATCCGGCGGAGCTCTTTGTGTGCTCTTGAGCTCCCGAAGAGCACGCCGTCCGGCACGATAACGCCACACTTCCCGCCTATCGTCAGGAGTTGTATCATCCGCTCGACTAAGAGCAGTTCGGTCTTTGTCGTCGCAAGCGAGAGGCTGTCGTTTATGTCGCTCTTGTCGATGCTGCCCTTGAAGGGGGGATTGGCGAGCACGACCGTGTAGCGCTCTTCTTCAGTGTATCGCTTGGAGAGGGTATCCTTGAGCTCGATGTGAGGCGCTTTGATGCCGTGGAGCATCAGGTTCATGAGCGATATCCGGGTCATTGTCGAGTCGAAATCGAATCCGTAGAACGTATCGCTCCAGAGTTTCTCCCAGTGCTTCTGGTCGGTGATGTTGTCGCCGATGAGGTTGTGATACTCCCCCTCGCTGTCGACTTCAAGGAGGTCGGGGCTCGTGTACTTTCGTATGATGTGCTCGTAGGCGTTGATGAGGAACCCGGCCGTGCCGCACGCAGGATCGCAGATACGGTCGGTGATGTCGGGGTCGACCAGCTCGACGATCATCCGGATGATATGACGCGGGGTGCGGAACTGTCCGTTCTTCCCGGCGGTGGAGAGTTGGGAGAGGAGGTATTCGTAGATGTCGCCCTGGGTATCCCGGTTTTGCGCCGTGATATTCATATCGTCGATGAGAGCGACCGCTTCCTGGAGGAGCGAGGGCTTCGGGATCATAAAGACGGCGTCCTGCATCTGCCGGGAAAAAAGCGTCTTCTCGCCGTTATGGAGCGATTTGATGAAGGGAAAGACCTTATCCCGGACGTGCTCCAGCATCTGCTCGGCAGGGTAGTGCTTCCAGCTCGACCACCGGCACTCCTCATGCCCCTCGAAGACTGACGTATACGGCACCCCCCGCGCCCGTGCTCGATTCTGCTCGACGACATCCATATCTTCGAGGCGCTTCATGAAGATGAGATAGGACATCTGCTCGATGGACTGGAGCGGGTTGGACATCCCGCCGCTCCAGAAGCGATCCCAGAGGGTGTCGATCTTTGATTTTAGGTCGGGGGCGAGTTTCACGCGGTCATCTCTCCAGAGAATACGTTATTCGTTAGGGATTCAAATAGCATAGTTATTCTTTGTTTAGAGCTGCCCTGTTTGCGTTTTACTACCTCAACCCTCTTTACGAACTCTGAAAATTCATACTGTAATTCTAAGGGTGGAAGGAAGGTAGGGAAATTCTTTAGTTGCGTTGAATTTATACTTGCAATTCCTGTGGTTTGTTTGGC from Methanoculleus chikugoensis encodes the following:
- a CDS encoding type I restriction-modification system subunit M, with translation MKLAPDLKSKIDTLWDRFWSGGMSNPLQSIEQMSYLIFMKRLEDMDVVEQNRARARGVPYTSVFEGHEECRWSSWKHYPAEQMLEHVRDKVFPFIKSLHNGEKTLFSRQMQDAVFMIPKPSLLQEAVALIDDMNITAQNRDTQGDIYEYLLSQLSTAGKNGQFRTPRHIIRMIVELVDPDITDRICDPACGTAGFLINAYEHIIRKYTSPDLLEVDSEGEYHNLIGDNITDQKHWEKLWSDTFYGFDFDSTMTRISLMNLMLHGIKAPHIELKDTLSKRYTEEERYTVVLANPPFKGSIDKSDINDSLSLATTKTELLLVERMIQLLTIGGKCGVIVPDGVLFGSSRAHKELRRMLLEENQLEGIVSMPSGIFKPYAGVSTAVLIFVKGGKTGKVWFYDMEADGYSLDDKRTFIDGKGDIPDIIEQFRERRDTNPTDRKAKCFHVPVEEIQANNYDLSISRYKEIEYEEVEYESPEVIIEKIEALEKEILDNLDELKALLRTG